A region of Hippoglossus stenolepis isolate QCI-W04-F060 chromosome 7, HSTE1.2, whole genome shotgun sequence DNA encodes the following proteins:
- the cenpi gene encoding centromere protein I gives MAAKQNASGSSDSDQSSLTEQQTSRSFNRSVRVAEKERRKTEAEDPFVPALKYFSDVEAGTPLQGNDEFERNLVLVEKVAYARGLSPEAISVMLEFAMSLRMGTSPCVRILKCLIPATVVPQEAVVRAVVWLGVGKIPISTQILFIKWVLTVFDMIDAKEQLRAIYGFIFSFVTEENLCPFICHLLYLLTRKESVRVFRVRKLLELQSKLGRQPFLMHLLSLYKVFCPELVTLSISSRMRSGFRNHNSPWKSSLIAVQKRNGSQLASSDSLPLTIKDKLSSRKRKYGHLELPVLNSLVNKQAQAESPFSRKLVPLVQLSSFTQLLENIHRIELPAQMGSLLGSSLALQYLDCVQDESALLRLNFWLGYALHEEFLFCGDGRASQNSEEALQFLDKLLSTQHFLQEAFSSSEAFLYKFLSVWDGSLLRPQILSLLSNIPVVPSSQIGRLLFEPLMQLFFTSSLFFKCGLMECLNNMLLKWLTWHSVYALEDDLDISLNSHTSINMTLSGFKDSVMELVHFVGRLASVGLQLEGSHSLLLSFILDFYETVCDTFLKYGLPLVVMPPSGVFYPALFSPDPISVDRLAFIMYRYKVNLTSAKSQEKVTEQAFHISRQTFREFNNYVVVMVNCLWNSKMFHPGMGVQLGEELLLKSNVPQYCTSFDLVHHPAFLSYAVNFHQRCWPGRKDVDLNSIKHSKPWSWYLEYLYSQGYDGLKQFVPAL, from the exons ATGGCAGCGAAGCAAAACGCGTCGGGGTCCTCTGATTCAGACCAGTCGTCTCTAACCGAGCAGCAGACGAGCCGGAGCTTTAACCGGAGTGTTCGGGTGGCGGAGAAGGAGCGGAGGAAGACCGAGGCGGAGGACCCGTTCGTCCCGGCCCTCAAGTACTTCTCTGACG TTGAAGCAGGTACTCCATTGCAAGGGAACGATGAGTTTGAGAGGAACCTGGTGTTGGTGGAGAAGGTGGCCTACGCTAGAGGACTTTCCCCGGAGGCCATCTCTGTCATGCTGGAGTTTGCCATGAGCCTCCGTATGG GAACGAGTCCATGTGTCCGGATACTGAAGTGTCTGATTCCTGCCACCGTGGTGCCACAGGAGGCTGTGGTTCGAGCCGTAGTTTGGCTGGGTGTTGGCAAAATACCCATCAGCACCCAA ATTCTTTTTATAAAGTGGGTGTTGACCGTCTTTGACATGATTGACGCAAAAGAGCAACTTCGAGCTATCTATGGCTTCATCTTCAGCTTTGTCACGGAGGAAAATCTG TGTCCCTTCATCTGCCATCTGTTGTACCTTTTGACCAGAAAGGAAAGTG TGCGAGTGTTCAGAGTGCGGAAGCTGCTGGAGCTTCAGTCTAAACTG GGAAGGCAGCCGTTCCTCATGCACCTACTGTCCCTTTACAAAGTGTTTTGTCCGGAACTTGTGACTCTCTCCATTTCTTCACGAATGCGG AGTGGGTTTCGGAATCACAACTCCCCCTGGAAGTCATCATTGATTGCTGTACAGAAGAGGAATGGTTCCCAGCTTGCCTCCAGCGACAGTCTGCCCCTCACAATAAAAGATAAGCTCAGCTCTCGGAAACGG AAATACGGTCACCTGGAGTTGCCGGTTTTGAATTCGCTCGTCAATAAACAGGCTCAGGCTGAGTCGCCCTTCAGCAGAAAGTTGGTTCCCCTGGTGCAACTCAGCTCTTTTACTCAGCTCCTGGAAAATATACATCGAATAGAG CTGCCCGCTCAGATGGGCTCGCTGCTGGGCTCCAGTCTGGCCCTGCAGTACCTTGACTGTGTTCAGGATGAGTCTGCCCTCCTACGCCTCAACTTCTGGCTCGGCTACGCTCTCCacgaag AATTTCTGTTCTGTGGGGATGGAAGAGCCTCCCAGAATTCAGAGGAAGCTCTGCAATTTCTGGACAAGTTGCTGTCCACACAGCACTTTCTGCAG GAAGCATTTTCCAGTTCAGAGGCTTTCCTGTACAAGTTTCTCAGCGTGTGGGATGGTTCCCTCCTCCGCCCACAGATCCTCAGCCTCCTAAGCAACATTCCTGTTGTCCCCAGTTCCC AAATCGGAAGGCTTCTGTTTGAGCCCCTCATGCAGCTCTTCTTCACATCCTCGCTGTTTTTCAAG tgtggaCTCATGGAGTGCCTGAACAATATGCTGTTGAAGTGGCTTACCTGGCATTCAGTGTACGCTCTGGAGGACGACTTAGACATCAGCCTCAACAGCCACACCTCTAT AAACATGACCCTGTCAGGGTTCAAAGACTCGGTGATGGAGCTGGTTCACTTTGTGGGTCGTCTGGCGTCCGTGGGCCTTCAGCTCGAAGGCTCTCACTCGCTCCTCCTCAGCTTCATCCTGGACTTCTACGAGACG GTGTGTGACACATTTCTGAAGTACGGGCTCCCCCTGGTGGTGATGCCCCCTTCTGGAGTGTTTTACCCAGCCCTGTTTTCACCTGACCCCATTAGCGTGGACCGACTGGCCTTCATCATGTACAG GTACAAGGTGAACCTGACATCAGCCAAGAGTCAAGAGAAAGTCACAGAG CAGGCCTTTCACATCAGCCGCCAAACGTTTCGCGAGTTCAACAACTACGTGGTCGTCATGGTCAACTGCCTGTGGAACTCCAAAATGTTTCATCCGGGAATGGGTGTGCAGCTGGGAGAGGAGCTGCTCCTCAAGAGCAACGTACCGCAATACTGCACGAGTTTTGACCTGGTCCACCACCCTGCTTTCTTGAGCTACGCTGTCAACTTTCACCAGAGG TGCTGGCCCGGGAGAAAGGACGTGGACCTCAATTCCATAAAG CATTCCAAGCCATGGAGCTGGTACCTGGAGTACTTGTACAGTCAAGGATACGACGGCCTCAAACAGTTTGTTCCAGCCCTGTAG
- the tmem35 gene encoding novel acetylcholine receptor chaperone has translation MMEQRMLEQRLSYTPPPPPPPPPPPPPGCGAGRHPARRHFCGSASGSSSPWWWWWWWCIFSGRTDRQTLIQSGEGKRPELLRAPVQKNMASPRTVTIVALSFALGLFFVFMGTIKLTPRLSKDAYSEMKRAYKSYAKALPGLKKIGISSVLLRKIIGSLEVGCGVVLTLVPGRPKDVANFLLLLVMLAVLFFHQLVGDPLKRYAHALVFGILLTCRLLIARQSDDRPEREDSREEQHVNDQEKNKVKQS, from the exons atgatggagcagaggatgtTGGAGCAGAGGCTGAGctacactcctcctcctcctcctcctcctccacctcctcctcctcctggatgCGGCGCAGGGCGACATCCAGCGCGGCGCCATTTCTGCGGTTCAGCCTCCGGAAGCTCCTccccctggtggtggtggtggtggtggtgcatcTTCAGCGGGAGAACCGACCGACAGACGCTCATCCAGTCCGGTGAGGGAAAGCGCCCTGAGCTGCTGCGAGCCCCGGTCCAGAAAAACATGGCCTCACCGAGGACAGTAACCATCGTGGCCCTTTCTTTCGCCCTGGGCCTGTTCTTCGTGTTCATGGGAACCATCAAACTCACACCGAGGCTCAGCAAAGACGCCTACAGTGAAATG AAAAGGGCCTACAAGAGTTACGCCAAGGCACTGCCGGGCCTGAAGAAGATCGGGATCAGCTCAGTCCTGCTCCGCAAGATCATCGGCTCTCTGGAGGTAGGCTGCGGCGTGGTGCTCACCCTCGTGCCGGGCAGGCCGAAGGACGTGGCCAACttcttgctgctgctggtcaTGCTGGCCGTCCTGTTCTTCCACCAGCTAGTGGGAGACCCCCTGAAGCGGTACGCCCACGCTCTGGTCTTTGGCATTCTGCTCACCTGCCGGCTGCTCATCGCCCGCCAGAGTGACGACCGGCcggagagagaggacagcagAGAGGAACAGCACGTGAACGACCAGGAAAAGAACAAGGTCAAGCAGTCCTAA
- the arl13a gene encoding ADP-ribosylation factor-like protein 13A → MDIDLLLYQFQRRWWPLCSPSSSQVNMFNLMSNCCNWVSKIQEPIRKVTIVVVGLDKAGKTSSIRGMFRVNHGVEAGPTHGCVRNELRVENYLVSLLDVGGSAESRGGWRELYAEAHGIIFVVDSSDKQRIKEVKEVLADLLRQPRVAGKPILVLANKQDKMNALLGSELIEILSLEKLVNQSRSLCHIESCSALMDLRRWSERKTLRGLRWLLRAVCMDYPELCTRVAQDSKRPLETREREKNGKTEKVRRKNKGERLRSSKSDLRQVHRPKDKERKSKGEGKLQPIRNMLQKESTLKKTLKTKKKKTVKVKKGEKDQEEVNEAEVEEEEEEEQEADVNEGEQENSSHREKASSALIPPKKDKKIKRKAKVKEEPLNLQEPLDNEEKPLKAKGERRKKKKAVKVKRKNKINTEEMSEAYSQPVDLSATFDLYRKAILALKERQGQEQ, encoded by the exons ATGGATATAGACTTACTTCT GTACCAGTTCCAGAGAAGATGGTGGCCTCTGTGCTCACCTTCCTCATCTCAAGTAAACATGTTCAACCTAATGAGCAACTGCTGCAACTGGGTATCCAAGATACAGGAGCCAATCAG gaaaGTGACTATTGTTGTGGTTGGTCTTGACAAAGCAGGAAAAACCTCCTCCATCAGGGGGATGTTTAGAG TGAACCATGGCGTGGAAGCAGGACCCACCCATGGCTGCGTGCGAAACGAGCTGCGAGTGGAGAACTACCTGGTCTCCCTGCTGGATGTGGGAGGATCAGCGGAGTCGAGAGGGGGCTGGAGGGAGCTGTACGCCGAGGCCCACGGGATCATCTTCGTGGTGGACTCCAGTGACAAGCAGAGGATAAAGGAGGTCAAGGAGGTTCTGGCTGACCTGCTGAGACAACCCAGAGTGGCAGGGAAACCGATATTAGT GTTGGCAAACAAACAGGACAAGATGAACGCTTTGCTGGGAAGTGAGCTGATTGAGATTCTGTCTCTTGAGAAGCTGGTGAACCAGAGCCGCTCTCTGTGCCATATT GAGTCTTGTTCAGCCTTAATGGACCTGCGACGCTGGTCGGAAAGAAAGACTCTGCGAGGCCTCCGCTGGCTGCTGCGCGCGGTTTGTATGGATTATCCTGAGCTGTGTACCCGAGTAGCCCAGGACAGCAAGAGGCCTCtagagacaagagagagggagaagaacgGGAAAACTGAGAAGGTccgcaggaaaaacaaaggggAACG GTTGCGATCCAGCAAGTCCGATCTTCGTCAGGTTCATCGGCCCAAAGacaaggagaggaagagcaaggGTGAAGGAAAACTGCAGCCCATTCGAAACATGCTGCAGAAG gAGTCCACATTAAAAAAGACGctgaagacaaagaagaagaagacggtTAAGGTCAAGAAAGGTGAAAAGGACCAAGAGGAGGTGAAtgaagcagaggtggaggaggaggaggaggaggaacaggaggctGACGTTAATGAAGGAGAGCAAGAGAACTCCAGTCATAGAGAGAAAGCCAGCAGTGCCCTGATCCCGcccaaaaaagacaaaaaaatcaaacgcaaagcaaaagtaaaagaagaacCTCTGAACCTGCAAGAACCTCTGGACAATGAAGAGAAGCCGCTGAAAG CtaaaggggagaggaggaagaagaagaaagctgtgaaagtgaaaagaaagaacaagatCAACACAGAGGAGATGTCTGAAGCTTACTCTCAACCCGTGGACCTCTCTGCGACCTTTG ATCTTTACCGGAAAGCGATACTGGCTCTGAAGGAACGTCAGGGCCAGGAACAGTGA